In Halanaeroarchaeum sp. HSR-CO, one DNA window encodes the following:
- the tgtA gene encoding tRNA guanosine(15) transglycosylase TgtA — translation MRDSFEIRAQDAAGRIGELRVPRADVTVETPTLLPVVNPNLVTIEPERFPAFGVEMLITNSYIIKRDEDLRERALAEGLHDFLGFDGAIMTDSGSFQLAEYGEITTTTAEILEFQHAIGSDVGTPVDLPTPPDVDRDRAESDLATTQERLAIAEDAETGDMLVSAPIQGSTYTDLRERAARHAYETDLDVFPVGAVVPLMNEYRYDDMIDVLAAAKRGLGADAPVHLFGAGHPMMFALAVAMGADLFDSAAYAIYARDDRYLTVSGTEHVEDLEYFPCSCPVCTSHDPAAVREMRAEKRERVLAEHNLWVSMAEIRRVKAAIHEGSLLELVERRARGHPRMVDGYRALLDHTDQLEAADPVSKDVFFSLSAESARRPEVSRHHDRLSRLEPTGDVLLTEGGTHEGFDDSWRVVPPFGPFPRALSQTYPFTAETPERTDRAGYEAAADGVARLAATNPDVSFTLAHEGWPKSALDRVPEAVETVDLDSGDPAHRASEDSNAVDPEERT, via the coding sequence ATGCGCGATAGTTTCGAGATACGCGCCCAGGACGCGGCCGGGCGCATCGGCGAGCTTCGGGTTCCCCGGGCGGACGTGACGGTGGAGACGCCGACGCTGCTCCCCGTCGTCAATCCGAACCTCGTCACCATCGAACCCGAACGCTTCCCCGCGTTCGGCGTCGAGATGCTCATCACCAACTCCTACATCATCAAGCGCGACGAGGACCTCCGGGAACGGGCGCTCGCGGAGGGACTCCACGATTTCCTCGGCTTCGACGGGGCCATCATGACCGACTCGGGGTCGTTTCAGCTCGCCGAGTACGGCGAGATCACGACGACGACCGCTGAGATCCTCGAGTTTCAGCACGCAATCGGCTCCGACGTCGGGACGCCGGTGGACCTCCCGACGCCGCCGGACGTCGACCGGGACCGCGCCGAATCCGACCTGGCGACCACTCAGGAGCGACTCGCCATCGCCGAGGACGCCGAGACGGGCGATATGCTGGTCTCCGCACCCATCCAGGGGTCGACGTACACCGACCTTCGCGAGCGCGCTGCCCGGCACGCTTATGAGACCGACCTCGACGTGTTCCCGGTGGGCGCGGTCGTCCCGCTGATGAACGAGTACCGCTACGACGACATGATCGACGTCCTCGCCGCGGCGAAACGCGGTCTGGGCGCGGACGCGCCCGTCCACCTCTTCGGTGCCGGCCACCCGATGATGTTCGCGCTGGCCGTCGCGATGGGGGCTGACCTGTTCGATTCCGCCGCGTACGCAATCTACGCCCGAGACGACCGCTATCTCACCGTCAGCGGCACCGAACACGTAGAGGACCTCGAGTACTTCCCCTGTTCCTGTCCGGTCTGTACGAGTCACGATCCGGCGGCCGTCCGCGAGATGCGAGCGGAGAAACGCGAACGCGTCCTCGCCGAGCACAACCTCTGGGTTTCGATGGCAGAGATTCGACGCGTCAAGGCGGCCATCCACGAGGGGTCGCTGCTCGAACTCGTCGAGCGCCGGGCACGGGGCCACCCGCGTATGGTCGACGGCTACCGGGCCCTGCTCGACCACACCGACCAACTGGAGGCCGCCGACCCGGTGAGCAAGGACGTCTTCTTCTCGCTCTCCGCGGAGAGTGCGCGCCGGCCCGAAGTCTCCCGCCACCACGACCGACTCTCGCGGCTGGAGCCGACCGGGGACGTCCTGTTGACCGAGGGCGGAACCCACGAGGGATTCGACGACTCCTGGCGCGTGGTCCCGCCGTTCGGGCCGTTTCCCCGCGCCCTCTCCCAGACGTATCCGTTCACCGCGGAGACGCCCGAGCGAACCGATCGGGCCGGCTACGAGGCGGCTGCCGACGGGGTGGCCCGACTCGCCGCGACGAACCCGGACGTCTCGTTCACGCTGGCGCACGAGGGGTGGCCGAAGAGCGCCCTCGACCGGGTTCCCGAGGCCGTCGAGACCGTCGACCTCGATTCCGGGGACCCCGCCCACCGCGCGTCGGAGGATAGTAATGCGGTGGACCCGGAGGAGCGGACATGA
- a CDS encoding NUDIX hydrolase has product MTESDLSWETRDRAVSYTCPGFDVFTEDVVLPDGTETDYDYLHDDPAVVVLPFTPDGAVVVIEEWRQAVKRVNRGLPAGGVEEGDADLDETAHRELTEETGYVAEAVEHVGTFEPANGITDAVHHYFVATGCTPDGDQDLDHNETIAVETTDLERLRESVLAGEIRDARTALGVFLYTAAPERKG; this is encoded by the coding sequence ATGACCGAGAGCGACCTCTCGTGGGAGACCCGGGACCGGGCGGTCTCCTACACCTGCCCGGGGTTCGACGTCTTCACCGAGGACGTGGTCCTCCCGGACGGGACCGAGACGGATTACGATTATCTCCACGACGACCCGGCGGTGGTCGTGCTCCCGTTCACGCCTGATGGTGCGGTCGTCGTCATCGAGGAGTGGCGACAGGCGGTCAAACGGGTCAATCGTGGCCTCCCCGCCGGCGGTGTGGAGGAGGGCGACGCCGACCTGGACGAGACGGCCCATCGCGAGTTGACAGAGGAGACCGGCTACGTCGCCGAGGCGGTCGAGCACGTCGGGACGTTCGAGCCGGCGAACGGCATCACGGACGCCGTCCACCATTACTTCGTCGCGACCGGCTGTACCCCGGACGGCGACCAGGACCTCGATCACAACGAGACCATCGCGGTCGAGACGACCGACCTGGAGCGTCTGCGCGAGTCGGTGCTCGCGGGCGAGATTCGGGACGCGCGCACCGCGCTGGGTGTGTTCCTCTACACGGCGGCCCCGGAGCGCAAGGGTTAG
- a CDS encoding AEC family transporter, with product MSFVSALTTAILPVLAIAGVGFVLGQYRDVAVEPLSTVTIYILVPALVFASLATTSIGGEAIATLAVGVVSFTVVMVGLAESAARAIGETGPMRSGLVLSSAFSNAGNYGIPLSAFAFGGVGRSTAVLFIAVQSVLMYTIGVYVASRGTSQHWGSALLEVFKLPLVYAVLLAGLARLLEVVPPSDGTVMQTITLTGDAAIPVMLVMLGIQLANTNYGATITRVWAPTTLKMFIAPIAAAAIALGIGFDDPVVGRVFVLECAMPAAVTPLMLTIEYGGEGAGVDAAEYVSTTIMVTTLLSIPVLAVLIGILQSGALL from the coding sequence GTGTCGTTCGTCTCCGCGCTGACCACGGCCATCCTCCCCGTGCTGGCGATCGCCGGCGTGGGGTTCGTCCTCGGCCAGTACCGGGACGTGGCGGTCGAACCGCTCTCGACGGTCACCATCTACATCCTGGTCCCCGCGCTGGTGTTCGCGAGCCTCGCCACCACCTCGATCGGCGGGGAGGCCATCGCGACCCTGGCCGTCGGCGTCGTTTCGTTCACCGTGGTCATGGTCGGCCTGGCCGAGTCTGCCGCCCGTGCCATCGGCGAGACCGGACCGATGCGCTCGGGCCTGGTCCTCTCTTCGGCCTTCTCGAACGCCGGCAACTACGGTATCCCGCTCTCCGCGTTCGCCTTCGGTGGGGTCGGCCGGAGTACGGCGGTGCTGTTCATCGCCGTGCAGTCCGTGCTAATGTACACTATCGGGGTCTACGTCGCCAGTCGGGGGACGAGCCAGCACTGGGGGTCGGCGCTGCTCGAGGTCTTCAAACTCCCGCTCGTCTACGCGGTCCTCCTCGCCGGCCTCGCCCGCTTGCTCGAGGTCGTCCCGCCGAGTGACGGGACCGTGATGCAGACTATCACGCTTACCGGTGACGCGGCCATTCCGGTGATGCTCGTCATGCTCGGTATCCAGCTGGCGAACACGAACTACGGCGCCACTATCACCCGCGTCTGGGCACCGACGACGCTCAAGATGTTCATCGCCCCGATCGCCGCGGCCGCCATCGCCCTCGGTATTGGCTTCGACGACCCCGTCGTCGGGCGGGTGTTCGTCCTCGAATGTGCGATGCCGGCGGCGGTCACGCCGCTCATGCTCACCATCGAGTACGGTGGCGAGGGCGCGGGGGTGGACGCGGCCGAATACGTCAGCACGACGATCATGGTCACGACGCTGCTCAGTATCCCGGTCCTCGCCGTCCTCATCGGCATCCTCCAGTCCGGTGCGCTCCTCTGA
- a CDS encoding molybdopterin synthase produces MQALGIATASTDPESVVERLAPRLRERGRLAIVRATADGFTVTADGWEATGAALTYEDVMDRVARDHDYGLVVGVPDARLPHVTDGEVDAHDPVLRVESGDLDVDAAIDAIEAADPYETLGSLVAAVKGSSRRDYAGAIATFTGRVRAKEDEDDDYTTSLTFEKYEGVAEERLSEIAADLESRDGVEEVLLHHRVGRIEAGEDIVFVVVLAGHRTEAFRAVEDGINRLKDVVPIFKKEITTDETFWVHERH; encoded by the coding sequence ATGCAGGCACTTGGCATCGCGACGGCGTCGACCGACCCCGAATCGGTCGTCGAGCGACTCGCGCCGCGACTCCGAGAGCGGGGTCGGCTCGCCATCGTCCGGGCGACGGCGGACGGCTTCACCGTGACCGCAGACGGTTGGGAGGCGACCGGCGCAGCGCTCACGTACGAGGACGTCATGGACAGGGTGGCTCGTGACCACGATTACGGCCTCGTCGTCGGCGTTCCCGACGCTCGCCTCCCACACGTAACCGACGGCGAGGTAGACGCCCACGATCCGGTCCTTCGCGTCGAGTCCGGGGACCTCGATGTGGACGCAGCGATCGACGCCATCGAGGCGGCGGACCCCTACGAGACCCTGGGCTCCCTCGTCGCCGCCGTCAAAGGCTCTTCGAGACGCGACTACGCGGGCGCCATCGCAACGTTCACCGGTCGCGTGCGCGCGAAGGAGGACGAGGACGACGACTACACGACCTCGCTCACCTTCGAGAAGTACGAGGGTGTCGCAGAGGAACGACTGTCCGAGATAGCGGCCGACCTCGAGTCACGAGACGGCGTCGAGGAGGTCCTGTTGCACCATCGCGTCGGCCGAATCGAGGCCGGCGAGGACATCGTCTTCGTCGTCGTCCTGGCGGGACATCGGACCGAGGCCTTCCGCGCCGTCGAGGACGGCATCAATCGCCTGAAGGACGTGGTCCCCATCTTCAAGAAGGAGATCACGACCGACGAGACGTTCTGGGTGCACGAACGGCACTAA
- the pyrH gene encoding UMP kinase yields MRAVVSLGGSVLAPDLDPARVAAHARAITRLVDAGVSVGVVVGGGGVARDYIESARALEANEIELDDMGIAVTRLNARLLIAALENLAAPSPATTYDEAKAALRRGDVAVMGGVMPGQTTDAVSAALAEFVEADLLVYATSVPGVFDADPNEDDEATRFDRMSAAELVDVIVGTEMTAGASAPVDLLAAKLIERSRMRSIVLDGNDPEAVVDAVLDGDHDGTDVVPDGSQAELQQWARQ; encoded by the coding sequence ATGAGGGCCGTGGTTTCACTCGGCGGCAGTGTACTCGCACCCGACCTCGACCCCGCGCGCGTCGCAGCCCACGCGAGGGCCATCACGCGACTGGTCGATGCGGGGGTCTCGGTCGGCGTGGTCGTCGGTGGCGGCGGCGTCGCCCGCGACTACATCGAGTCCGCCAGAGCGCTCGAGGCGAACGAGATCGAACTGGACGACATGGGCATCGCGGTGACCCGGCTGAACGCTCGATTGTTGATCGCCGCTCTCGAGAACCTGGCGGCGCCATCGCCGGCGACGACCTACGACGAGGCGAAAGCGGCGCTGCGCCGGGGCGACGTCGCCGTCATGGGCGGGGTGATGCCGGGCCAGACCACCGACGCCGTGAGCGCCGCGCTCGCCGAGTTCGTGGAAGCCGACCTCCTCGTTTACGCGACCAGTGTACCGGGCGTGTTCGACGCCGATCCCAACGAGGACGACGAGGCGACCCGCTTCGACCGGATGTCGGCAGCCGAACTGGTCGACGTCATCGTCGGCACCGAGATGACCGCCGGTGCGTCCGCACCAGTCGACCTGCTCGCCGCGAAGCTCATCGAGCGCTCCCGCATGCGCTCTATCGTCCTGGACGGTAACGATCCCGAGGCTGTCGTCGACGCCGTTCTCGACGGCGACCACGACGGAACCGACGTCGTCCCGGACGGGAGCCAGGCCGAACTCCAGCAGTGGGCGCGCCAATGA
- the lysS gene encoding lysine--tRNA ligase: MRPEDDPYVLTAEGDRHAFWADTVADRVLARDPEEPIVIKGGISPSGVPHLGNMNEILRGYFVAEVLRDRGYEVRQIFTSDDRDPLRKLPRKLANLDGEIVDLGDVNAGALGRNLGKPYTDIPDPFGCCDSYGAHFSNLIAESAAALDVPVEMISNTDLYEDGDLEEVTRYLLERADLAREVLAEYQAKVDEDYVPFNPICEECGMVTETVSAVDPSAGTVDYVCTDIEAGERTIEGCGHEGTATLREGKLPWRFEWPAQWQELGVDFEPFGKDHAEGSWPSGVDISRNVLESVPPVPMVYEWFTLNGEPFSSSAGNVVLVQDVLRLLEPAVLLYFFSKDPKKARDFDIDRVDQLVDEFDRFEATYFGEVDATEDEQALADRVYPLLVDELREERIRIPFTFAAVLGMTDDPALREEIARREGHIPEDAPGWAVDAALDRVELAREWARRTDNEFNYDLKRQHIPDFEVDPATADALEELAEFIEAGHTPEEIQGEIFETARRHDVDVGEFFETGYRLFFDEEQGPKLGTFLGKLDTEFVLARLRRER; this comes from the coding sequence ATGAGACCCGAAGACGACCCCTACGTCCTGACAGCAGAGGGCGACCGACACGCGTTCTGGGCTGATACGGTCGCCGACCGGGTTCTCGCCCGGGATCCGGAAGAGCCGATCGTTATCAAGGGTGGCATCTCGCCGTCCGGCGTCCCGCACCTCGGCAATATGAACGAGATCCTGCGCGGGTACTTCGTCGCCGAGGTCCTCCGGGATCGCGGGTACGAGGTCCGCCAGATCTTCACGAGCGACGACCGCGACCCGCTCAGAAAGCTCCCGCGAAAGCTGGCGAACCTCGACGGCGAGATCGTCGACCTGGGCGACGTCAACGCGGGCGCCCTCGGTCGGAATCTGGGGAAGCCCTACACCGACATCCCCGACCCGTTCGGTTGCTGTGACTCCTATGGGGCGCACTTCTCGAACCTCATCGCGGAGAGCGCCGCGGCACTCGACGTCCCCGTCGAGATGATCTCCAACACGGATCTCTACGAGGACGGCGACCTCGAGGAGGTCACTCGGTACCTCCTCGAACGCGCCGACCTGGCCCGCGAGGTCCTCGCGGAGTACCAGGCGAAGGTCGACGAGGACTACGTGCCCTTCAACCCCATCTGCGAGGAGTGTGGGATGGTCACCGAAACCGTCAGCGCCGTCGATCCGTCGGCGGGCACGGTCGACTACGTCTGCACCGACATAGAGGCGGGAGAGAGGACCATCGAAGGCTGCGGACACGAGGGGACCGCCACGCTCCGCGAGGGAAAACTCCCCTGGCGGTTCGAGTGGCCCGCCCAGTGGCAGGAACTCGGCGTCGACTTCGAGCCGTTCGGCAAGGACCACGCAGAGGGCTCCTGGCCCAGCGGTGTCGACATCTCCCGCAACGTCCTCGAATCGGTCCCACCGGTCCCGATGGTCTACGAGTGGTTTACCCTGAACGGGGAGCCGTTCTCCTCGTCGGCGGGCAACGTCGTCCTCGTCCAGGACGTCCTCCGGCTGCTCGAACCGGCCGTCCTGTTGTACTTCTTCAGCAAGGACCCGAAGAAGGCCCGCGACTTCGACATCGACCGGGTGGACCAGCTCGTCGACGAATTCGACCGGTTCGAGGCGACCTACTTCGGCGAGGTCGACGCCACCGAGGACGAGCAGGCCCTCGCGGACCGCGTCTATCCGCTCCTCGTCGACGAGCTCCGCGAGGAGCGCATCCGCATCCCCTTTACCTTCGCTGCAGTCCTCGGGATGACCGACGACCCGGCCCTCCGCGAGGAGATCGCCCGCCGCGAGGGACACATTCCGGAAGACGCTCCCGGATGGGCGGTCGACGCCGCACTCGACCGCGTCGAACTCGCCCGCGAGTGGGCACGGCGTACGGACAACGAGTTCAACTACGACCTGAAGCGCCAGCACATACCGGATTTCGAGGTCGACCCGGCCACCGCTGACGCACTCGAGGAGCTGGCGGAGTTCATCGAGGCCGGTCACACCCCCGAGGAGATCCAGGGTGAGATATTCGAGACCGCTCGGCGCCACGACGTGGACGTGGGCGAGTTCTTCGAGACTGGCTATCGCCTCTTCTTCGACGAGGAGCAGGGCCCGAAACTGGGGACGTTCCTCGGCAAACTCGACACCGAGTTCGTGCTGGCCAGACTCCGTCGGGAGCGGTGA
- a CDS encoding site-2 protease family protein, with the protein MNPWTWVLLGVLGYWAAVATLASRDQLPEYVGTMGPILTIHTKRGRRFLERIAQPERLWRAWGNFGLGFALVVLVGVFVLLVFNAVTVVQNPPAPSAATQPQNVLVIPGVNDFLPLAVAPEIVLGLFIGMVVHEGGHGILSRAGDIDIESMGIAMLAIIPMGAFVEPDEESQRAADRGNQARMFAAGVTNNFLITVIAFGLLFGPVVGSMGVASGAAVGGVLPGSAADTASIDQGDRIVAVAGTDVETNDDLNAALAATEAQSVSVTLASGEVTTVERQLLVTGMADPSPFASLGVNATIASVNGDPIRTEPELTAALEEETMVTVTAEDGTSTTAAGGALVTIADDAPAAAAGFPAEETVTVTHIGDSRIIDHTDLQSALGALNPGETTPVTIVVDGETRTRDVTLGEQADGSSYLGVRVFSGISGMVVSDFGTNLYPAETYLSVLGGDAAGDGFTGFIRTIGTVLILPFIGTFGAAGLEYNFAGFVGWNLNFFVLEGPLSPLGGGAFVLANVLFWTGWINLNLGFFNCIPAFPLDGGHLLRMVAEAVVSRLPIEDRRSATRAVTTSVGLVMLVSLVVMVFGPQLLS; encoded by the coding sequence ATGAATCCCTGGACCTGGGTCCTCCTCGGGGTGCTGGGATACTGGGCCGCCGTCGCCACACTCGCGTCCCGGGACCAGCTCCCCGAGTACGTGGGGACGATGGGACCTATCCTCACGATCCACACGAAGCGAGGGCGACGGTTTCTCGAGCGAATCGCCCAACCGGAGCGGCTGTGGCGGGCGTGGGGGAACTTCGGGCTCGGGTTCGCGCTGGTGGTCCTGGTCGGCGTCTTCGTCTTGCTCGTATTCAACGCGGTCACCGTCGTCCAGAACCCGCCGGCCCCCTCCGCCGCGACCCAGCCCCAGAACGTCCTCGTCATCCCGGGCGTCAACGACTTCCTCCCGCTCGCTGTCGCCCCAGAGATCGTCCTCGGCCTCTTCATCGGCATGGTCGTCCACGAGGGCGGACACGGGATCCTCTCCCGGGCCGGCGACATCGACATCGAGTCGATGGGCATCGCCATGCTGGCGATCATCCCCATGGGTGCGTTCGTCGAACCCGACGAGGAGAGCCAGCGGGCCGCCGACCGCGGCAACCAGGCCAGGATGTTCGCCGCCGGCGTGACGAACAACTTCCTCATAACCGTCATCGCCTTCGGGTTGCTGTTCGGGCCCGTCGTCGGCTCGATGGGTGTCGCCTCTGGCGCGGCCGTCGGCGGCGTGCTGCCCGGGTCGGCGGCCGACACGGCGTCGATCGACCAGGGCGACCGGATCGTCGCGGTCGCCGGGACCGACGTCGAAACGAACGACGACCTGAACGCGGCGCTCGCGGCCACCGAAGCGCAATCGGTATCGGTCACGCTGGCCTCGGGCGAAGTGACGACGGTGGAGCGACAGTTGCTGGTGACGGGAATGGCCGATCCCTCGCCGTTCGCCTCGCTCGGTGTCAACGCCACCATCGCGTCGGTGAACGGCGACCCGATCCGGACCGAACCGGAACTCACCGCGGCACTCGAAGAGGAGACGATGGTCACGGTGACGGCAGAGGATGGAACCTCGACGACCGCCGCCGGCGGCGCCCTGGTGACCATTGCCGACGACGCCCCTGCCGCGGCGGCCGGATTCCCCGCCGAGGAGACAGTAACCGTGACCCACATCGGCGATTCGCGGATCATCGACCACACTGATCTGCAGTCGGCACTCGGTGCGCTGAACCCGGGCGAGACGACCCCGGTCACCATAGTCGTGGACGGTGAGACACGAACCCGGGACGTGACCCTCGGCGAGCAAGCCGACGGGTCGAGTTACCTCGGTGTCAGGGTCTTCTCCGGCATCAGCGGAATGGTCGTCTCCGACTTCGGCACGAACCTGTATCCGGCCGAGACATACCTGTCGGTCCTCGGTGGCGACGCGGCCGGCGACGGCTTCACCGGCTTCATCCGCACCATCGGGACGGTCCTCATCCTGCCGTTCATCGGGACGTTCGGCGCCGCCGGCCTGGAGTACAACTTCGCCGGCTTCGTCGGCTGGAACCTGAACTTCTTCGTCCTCGAGGGACCGCTGTCCCCGCTGGGTGGTGGGGCATTCGTCCTCGCGAACGTGCTGTTCTGGACCGGATGGATCAACCTCAATCTCGGCTTCTTCAACTGTATCCCGGCGTTCCCGCTGGACGGCGGTCATCTCCTCCGGATGGTTGCCGAGGCGGTCGTCTCCCGTCTCCCCATCGAGGACCGGCGCTCGGCGACCAGAGCGGTGACGACGAGCGTGGGACTGGTGATGCTCGTCAGTCTCGTGGTGATGGTCTTCGGGCCGCAACTGCTGTCCTGA
- a CDS encoding pyridoxamine 5'-phosphate oxidase family protein — protein MVDADRHRPRYLSRAVTDDESIRRFLERHAWGVLVTVDRDEPVPTPLLYVYEPDPHAIAVHVSPAGRTAAVASDGSPGAFTVATMGEIIHAREAAAFDTEYESVVAHGVVELLEADDAKRSALARLMAKYAPRSAPGEDYRSITDEEIDRTAVVRLSIEDWSGKRNEAALADETAPFDPEWRSAQD, from the coding sequence ATGGTCGACGCGGACCGACACCGCCCGCGCTATCTGTCGCGAGCGGTCACCGACGACGAGTCCATCCGTCGATTCCTCGAACGACACGCCTGGGGCGTGCTGGTGACGGTCGACCGGGACGAACCCGTACCGACCCCGTTACTCTACGTCTACGAGCCCGACCCCCACGCGATAGCCGTCCACGTCTCGCCGGCCGGTCGAACGGCCGCTGTGGCAAGTGACGGGTCGCCGGGGGCGTTCACCGTGGCGACGATGGGTGAGATCATCCACGCCCGGGAGGCCGCGGCGTTCGACACCGAGTACGAGAGCGTCGTGGCACACGGGGTGGTGGAGCTGCTCGAGGCGGACGATGCGAAACGGAGCGCCCTCGCCCGGTTGATGGCGAAGTACGCCCCGCGATCGGCGCCGGGCGAGGACTATCGGTCAATCACCGACGAGGAGATCGATCGAACGGCAGTGGTCAGACTCTCCATCGAGGACTGGTCGGGGAAACGCAACGAGGCCGCCCTGGCCGACGAGACCGCACCGTTCGATCCGGAGTGGCGGTCGGCGCAGGACTGA
- a CDS encoding heme-binding protein, translating to MAEVPPTDEGWFALHDFREIDWNAWRDAPVRRREAALEEAKSFIGEAEDIGDGESAIFTIAGHKADLLVLHLRPTLDEVERLERAFEQTTFGGFTEQTTSFVSVTEIGGYTAPEYFEDPESVDTGLRRYMESKKHPSIPEDAYVSFYPMAKRRDPEYNWYDTPLEERAEMMAEHGETGKGYAGTVTQIVTSALGLDDWEWGVTLFGTDAVALKDIVYEMRFDEATAKYGEFGRFYVGRRFPVADLDAYMAGETVPVEADESGETDEAATTGEHPGGHGGHAGDEHEHGEGGHPGGHGEHGAEEGEETDSETPSLRDELADLDVYGGKPHGEDVYALALYSEADPEELADEVYGLRSNFDHYDTHVKTAVYEPRDSGNAAVVSIWETESAADTASGFLSELPGVVGRPGESEDGWGTMGMFYTVDPDHREDFVDVFDDVGEMLGDMDGHRETTLLVNREDETDMFIASQWDSREDAMAFFRSDAFGETVQFGRDILTDRPRHVFLA from the coding sequence ATGGCCGAGGTCCCACCCACCGACGAAGGATGGTTCGCGTTGCACGATTTCCGAGAGATCGACTGGAACGCCTGGCGAGACGCCCCCGTGCGGCGCCGCGAGGCCGCCCTCGAGGAGGCAAAATCGTTCATCGGCGAAGCCGAAGATATCGGGGACGGCGAATCCGCCATCTTCACCATCGCCGGGCACAAGGCCGACCTCCTCGTCCTCCACCTGCGACCTACCCTCGACGAGGTCGAACGATTGGAACGGGCGTTCGAGCAGACGACGTTCGGTGGGTTCACCGAACAGACGACCTCCTTCGTGTCGGTGACCGAGATCGGCGGGTACACCGCCCCCGAGTACTTCGAGGACCCCGAGAGCGTGGACACCGGCCTCCGTCGGTACATGGAGTCGAAAAAGCACCCCTCAATCCCCGAGGACGCCTACGTCTCGTTCTACCCGATGGCGAAACGGCGCGATCCGGAGTACAACTGGTACGATACCCCACTCGAGGAGCGCGCCGAGATGATGGCCGAACACGGCGAGACCGGCAAGGGCTACGCCGGGACGGTCACCCAGATCGTGACCTCCGCGCTCGGCCTCGACGACTGGGAGTGGGGAGTCACCCTCTTTGGGACCGACGCGGTCGCCCTGAAGGACATCGTCTACGAGATGCGCTTCGACGAGGCGACCGCGAAGTACGGCGAGTTCGGGCGATTCTACGTCGGCCGCCGCTTCCCGGTCGCCGACCTCGACGCGTACATGGCCGGCGAGACGGTTCCAGTCGAGGCTGACGAGAGCGGCGAGACGGACGAGGCGGCCACGACCGGCGAGCATCCCGGCGGACACGGTGGCCACGCTGGCGACGAGCACGAGCATGGCGAGGGCGGCCATCCCGGCGGTCACGGCGAACATGGTGCAGAGGAGGGCGAGGAGACGGATTCCGAGACCCCGAGCCTTCGAGACGAACTGGCCGACCTGGACGTCTACGGTGGCAAACCCCACGGCGAGGACGTCTACGCGCTGGCGCTGTACTCCGAGGCCGACCCCGAGGAACTCGCCGACGAGGTCTACGGTCTCCGGTCGAACTTCGACCACTACGACACCCACGTCAAGACCGCCGTCTACGAGCCCCGCGACAGCGGCAACGCCGCCGTCGTGAGCATCTGGGAGACCGAATCAGCCGCCGACACCGCGAGTGGCTTTCTCTCCGAACTCCCGGGCGTGGTCGGCCGGCCAGGCGAGAGCGAGGATGGCTGGGGCACGATGGGGATGTTCTACACCGTCGACCCCGACCACCGCGAGGACTTCGTCGACGTCTTCGACGACGTGGGCGAGATGCTCGGTGACATGGACGGCCACCGCGAGACGACCCTGCTGGTCAACCGGGAGGACGAGACGGACATGTTCATCGCCAGCCAGTGGGATTCTCGCGAGGACGCGATGGCGTTCTTCCGCTCCGACGCCTTCGGCGAGACGGTCCAGTTCGGGCGAGACATCCTCACCGACCGTCCCCGGCACGTCTTCCTGGCCTGA
- a CDS encoding NAD+ synthase, giving the protein MSDPDAIEPLDLRFSETELADRRESIVEFIQDSMGAAGADRAILGLSGGIDSTTTAHLAVEALGADALHALVMPGAVSEPENMSDAEWVAQELGVEYDLVEINPFVDLLLDTFGEAEDDYEAVGNARARTRAVINYLVANHENGLVLGTGNRTEAMVGYFTKFGDGAVDVNPLGNLYKQQVRQLARSLDVPEELVTKTPTAGLWAGQTDEDELGIDYDTLDAILALHVDGPLSATATARAIDEDEAVVERIAAMARGSEHKRTPPTTPTPP; this is encoded by the coding sequence ATGAGCGACCCAGACGCGATAGAACCACTCGACCTCAGATTCTCGGAGACCGAACTGGCCGACAGACGCGAGTCCATCGTCGAGTTCATCCAGGACAGCATGGGTGCGGCCGGCGCCGACCGGGCGATCCTCGGGCTCTCCGGCGGCATCGACAGCACCACGACCGCCCACCTGGCCGTCGAGGCGCTCGGCGCCGACGCGCTCCACGCCCTCGTCATGCCCGGGGCGGTCTCCGAACCGGAGAACATGAGCGACGCCGAGTGGGTCGCCCAGGAACTCGGCGTCGAGTACGACCTGGTGGAGATCAACCCGTTCGTCGACCTGCTGCTCGACACCTTCGGCGAGGCCGAGGACGACTACGAGGCGGTCGGGAACGCTCGCGCACGGACGCGCGCTGTAATCAATTACCTGGTCGCGAACCACGAGAACGGGCTCGTACTGGGGACGGGCAACCGCACCGAGGCGATGGTGGGCTATTTCACCAAGTTCGGCGACGGCGCGGTGGACGTGAACCCGCTGGGCAACCTGTACAAACAGCAGGTCCGACAACTGGCCCGCTCGCTGGATGTCCCCGAGGAACTCGTGACCAAGACGCCGACCGCGGGGCTCTGGGCCGGGCAGACCGACGAAGACGAACTCGGCATCGATTACGACACGCTCGACGCCATCCTGGCCCTGCACGTCGACGGACCGCTGTCCGCGACCGCGACCGCCCGTGCCATCGACGAGGATGAGGCGGTCGTCGAGCGCATCGCCGCGATGGCCCGCGGAAGCGAGCACAAGCGAACCCCGCCGACGACCCCAACACCCCCCTGA